One genomic window of Nocardioides daphniae includes the following:
- a CDS encoding TolB family protein, translated as MTTALVVTVLPGLAAAGAGAAHAAGTPVEVPSGPSDLSVSADGRWIAFAGDEGGSSGLYRYDPVSGQAWRLASVDGAVVAETSISGDGRFIAWARRTAARGQGWDPSSQVYVTDAEAGTTWLVSGDRVDGSAGNEGSAQPQVSDDGSHVVFTTRATDVVEGPYAAAPGSDVVVASLGAQGPSQPRLVSAEEAGVDFSEPTVDADADRIAFTRSSVGGSRIVLADRAAGGPASLAEVAVGSAPALSADGSSLALVRTQSQPGGVVRSATYVRTLATGSEVQADVEDKGWPLRGDSAAPVLDRDGGSVLFALAGAEGTELVERDVDLGTTRVLARGVDPSAGHDLSTDGAHVVHVGDGAVWVVDVDRPSEVGAPNAMWNPLVQRASTPARGRGYVLRVDPAVWEPLRTSRVERQWLRNGRPIRGATGLTYEITAADLGREIKVRERLRVPGLPVGVATSRGYKVKPDLARLLAPARLRVGAARVTLRVRVRTLPGSETYVKGAAAPQGTVRVVVGRRVLHATVGRDGWARLMLPRMRPGRHQLRVQHVGTAYVRAAAPKRVSLLVRQRR; from the coding sequence GTGACCACGGCGCTGGTGGTGACCGTCCTGCCGGGCCTGGCCGCGGCGGGTGCCGGAGCGGCGCACGCCGCCGGCACGCCCGTCGAGGTGCCGTCGGGGCCCAGCGACCTCTCGGTCTCCGCGGACGGGCGGTGGATCGCCTTCGCCGGCGACGAGGGCGGCAGCAGCGGCCTCTACCGCTACGACCCGGTGTCCGGCCAGGCGTGGCGACTCGCGAGCGTCGACGGCGCGGTGGTGGCGGAGACCTCCATCAGCGGCGACGGCCGCTTCATCGCCTGGGCCCGCCGCACCGCGGCGCGCGGCCAGGGCTGGGACCCGTCCTCGCAGGTCTACGTCACCGACGCCGAGGCCGGCACCACGTGGCTGGTCTCCGGCGACCGCGTCGACGGCAGCGCCGGCAACGAGGGCTCTGCGCAGCCGCAGGTCTCCGACGACGGCAGCCACGTCGTCTTCACCACCCGGGCCACCGACGTCGTCGAGGGGCCGTACGCCGCTGCTCCCGGCAGCGACGTCGTGGTGGCGTCGCTGGGGGCCCAGGGGCCGTCCCAGCCGCGGCTGGTCTCGGCCGAGGAGGCCGGGGTCGACTTCTCCGAGCCCACGGTCGACGCCGACGCCGACCGGATCGCCTTCACCCGCAGCAGCGTCGGCGGGAGCCGGATCGTGCTCGCCGACCGCGCGGCCGGTGGTCCTGCGTCGCTCGCCGAGGTCGCCGTCGGCAGCGCCCCGGCGCTCAGCGCCGACGGGTCGAGCCTGGCGCTCGTCCGGACCCAGAGCCAGCCCGGCGGCGTGGTGCGGAGCGCGACCTACGTGCGTACGCTCGCCACCGGCAGCGAGGTCCAGGCCGACGTCGAGGACAAGGGCTGGCCGCTGCGCGGCGACTCCGCCGCGCCGGTGCTCGACCGTGACGGAGGGTCGGTCCTCTTCGCGCTCGCCGGCGCCGAGGGCACCGAGCTGGTCGAGCGCGACGTCGACCTCGGTACGACGCGCGTCCTGGCGCGGGGTGTCGACCCGTCCGCGGGGCACGACCTCTCCACCGACGGCGCGCACGTCGTGCACGTCGGTGACGGCGCCGTCTGGGTCGTCGACGTGGACCGTCCGTCCGAGGTGGGCGCGCCCAACGCCATGTGGAATCCGCTCGTCCAGCGGGCGTCGACGCCCGCCCGCGGCCGCGGCTACGTGCTGCGCGTCGACCCGGCCGTGTGGGAGCCGCTGCGCACCTCCCGCGTGGAGCGGCAGTGGCTGCGCAACGGCCGCCCGATCCGCGGGGCGACGGGGCTGACGTACGAGATCACCGCCGCCGACCTCGGCCGCGAGATCAAGGTCCGCGAGCGCCTGCGGGTGCCCGGCCTCCCGGTGGGCGTGGCCACGTCGCGGGGCTACAAGGTCAAGCCCGACCTGGCCCGCCTCCTGGCTCCGGCGCGGCTGCGCGTCGGCGCGGCCAGGGTGACCCTGCGGGTGCGGGTGCGCACGCTGCCGGGCTCCGAGACGTACGTCAAGGGTGCGGCCGCTCCCCAGGGGACGGTGCGCGTCGTCGTGGGTCGCCGCGTGCTCCACGCGACGGTCGGCAGGGACGGGTGGGCGCGACTGATGCTGCCGAGGATGCGTCCGGGCCGTCACCAGCTGCGCGTGCAGCACGTCGGGACCGCCTACGTGAGGGCCGCGGCGCCGAAGAGGGTGTCGTTGCTGGTGCGCCAGCGCCGGTGA
- a CDS encoding histone-like nucleoid-structuring protein Lsr2 → MAQKVSIVLIDDLDGSPADETVTFGLDGSTYEIDLTDANAQKLRDALSGYVGHARKVTGSKRGSARKNSGSAAGGPDTKAVREWARANGHEVSERGRVPASVIAAYEAATDVIE, encoded by the coding sequence ATGGCCCAGAAGGTAAGCATCGTCCTCATCGACGATCTCGACGGAAGTCCTGCCGACGAGACCGTCACGTTCGGCCTCGACGGATCGACGTACGAGATCGACCTCACCGACGCGAACGCCCAGAAGCTGCGCGACGCGCTCTCCGGCTACGTGGGCCACGCCCGCAAGGTCACCGGGTCGAAGCGCGGCTCCGCCCGCAAGAACTCGGGCAGCGCTGCCGGAGGCCCCGACACCAAGGCCGTGCGCGAGTGGGCCCGGGCCAACGGCCACGAGGTCTCCGAGCGCGGACGCGTCCCCGCCAGCGTCATCGCGGCCTACGAGGCCGCAACTGACGTGATCGAGTGA
- a CDS encoding type III pantothenate kinase yields MTLLAADIGNSHTSLGVLDGEEVVAHWRVATDERRTSDEWAVLVRGLIGEAELDTHVDGIVVCATVPAVLHEWREMLATHFGDVRAVVVEPGVRTGVPVLMDNPREVGADRIVNSLAALHLFGGPAIVVDFGTAITYDVLNPKGQYVGGAIAPGIEISLEALGRRGAQLRKVELLRPRQAIARNTVEALQSGMVFGVAAQVDGLVARMIGELGVHPDEVRVVATGHLAPLLLEEVECFTDHEPWLTLQGLRLVFDRNC; encoded by the coding sequence GTGACGTTGCTGGCTGCCGACATCGGCAACTCCCACACCAGCCTCGGCGTCCTCGACGGTGAGGAGGTCGTCGCGCACTGGCGCGTGGCGACCGACGAGCGGCGTACCTCCGACGAGTGGGCGGTGCTGGTGCGCGGCCTGATCGGGGAGGCCGAGCTCGACACCCACGTCGACGGCATCGTCGTCTGCGCCACCGTCCCGGCGGTGCTCCACGAGTGGCGCGAGATGCTCGCGACCCACTTCGGCGACGTGCGTGCCGTGGTCGTCGAGCCCGGCGTGCGCACGGGCGTGCCGGTGCTGATGGACAACCCGCGCGAGGTCGGCGCCGACCGCATCGTCAACTCGCTCGCCGCCCTGCACCTCTTCGGGGGCCCGGCGATCGTGGTCGACTTCGGCACCGCGATCACCTACGACGTGCTCAACCCCAAGGGCCAGTACGTCGGTGGCGCGATCGCTCCCGGCATCGAGATCTCGCTGGAGGCGCTGGGCCGTCGCGGCGCGCAGCTGCGCAAGGTGGAGCTGCTGCGGCCGCGCCAGGCGATCGCCCGCAACACCGTCGAGGCGCTGCAGTCGGGGATGGTCTTCGGCGTCGCCGCCCAGGTCGACGGGCTGGTGGCCCGGATGATCGGCGAGCTCGGCGTGCACCCCGACGAGGTGCGGGTGGTGGCCACCGGCCACCTCGCTCCGCTGCTGCTCGAGGAGGTCGAGTGCTTCACCGACCACGAGCCCTGGCTGACGTTGCAGGGCCTGCGCCTGGTCTTCGACCGGAACTGCTGA
- the nadC gene encoding carboxylating nicotinate-nucleotide diphosphorylase has protein sequence MALTPTLPTITLGQVPAGLVTELTDAGLDVEALWQHLTLALLEDVPPGETDTTSAATIADEATASGVFGAREAGIVSGLGVAALVFHAVMGDTVEITDRVPDGTRVVAGDVVMRVSGPARGLLTAERTALNFASHLSGVSTATMHWVDALEGTGAQVLDTRKTLPGWRALQKYAVRMGGGVNHRFGLNDMAMVKDNHVIAAGGVVPALEAIRAQFPGLPVEVEVTDLDQLRELLEVGCDRILLDNMSNETMAEAVRLTAGRALLEASGGLTLERAREVGETGVDFISVGALTHSVKVFDLGLDLDED, from the coding sequence ATGGCCCTGACCCCCACGTTGCCCACCATCACGTTGGGCCAGGTCCCCGCCGGGCTGGTCACCGAGCTGACCGACGCCGGCCTCGACGTCGAGGCGCTGTGGCAGCACCTGACGCTGGCCCTGCTCGAGGACGTGCCGCCGGGCGAGACCGACACCACCAGCGCCGCGACGATCGCCGACGAAGCCACGGCGTCGGGGGTCTTCGGTGCCCGTGAGGCCGGCATCGTCTCCGGCCTCGGCGTGGCCGCCCTCGTCTTCCACGCCGTCATGGGCGACACCGTCGAGATCACCGACCGCGTGCCCGACGGCACCCGGGTCGTGGCCGGCGACGTCGTCATGCGGGTCTCCGGGCCTGCCCGCGGCCTGCTCACTGCCGAGCGCACCGCCCTCAACTTCGCCTCGCACCTCTCGGGCGTCTCGACCGCGACCATGCACTGGGTCGACGCGCTCGAGGGCACCGGCGCCCAGGTCCTCGACACCCGCAAGACGCTGCCGGGCTGGCGTGCGCTGCAGAAGTACGCGGTGCGCATGGGCGGCGGCGTCAACCACCGCTTCGGCCTCAACGACATGGCCATGGTCAAGGACAACCACGTCATCGCCGCCGGTGGCGTCGTGCCGGCGCTGGAGGCCATCCGCGCGCAGTTCCCCGGTCTGCCCGTGGAGGTCGAGGTGACCGACCTCGACCAGCTGCGTGAGCTCCTGGAGGTCGGCTGCGACCGCATCCTGCTCGACAACATGAGCAACGAGACGATGGCCGAGGCGGTGCGCCTCACCGCCGGTCGTGCCCTGCTGGAGGCCTCCGGTGGCCTCACCCTGGAGCGCGCCCGCGAGGTCGGCGAGACCGGCGTCGATTTCATCTCGGTGGGCGCCCTGACCCACTCGGTGAAGGTCTTCGACCTGGGTCTGGACCTGGACGAGGACTGA
- a CDS encoding L-aspartate oxidase has product MNAPDPGPALPGRLAAPEPGWTIEADVVVVGSGIAGLTAALRLRDGVGKVLLVTKDVLAAGSTQWAQGGIAAALGPGDTPAEHEVDTLVAGAGACDVEAVRILVTEGPDAVRELISLGTNFDHHDGELSLTREGGHHRDRIAHAGGDATGAEIQRALIAAVAAAPEIEVIQHALALDLQLAADGGVAGVTLHVMGEGQHDGVGAVRCRAVVLAAGGFGQVFSASTNPSVSTGDGMALALRAGAVLRDLEFVQFHPTVMYLGPDSTGQQPLISEAVRGEGAFLVDFEGNRLMAGVHPLADLAPRDVVAKAITRRMMETGRPHMWLDARHLGADFWEQRFPTILATCRSHGVDPTTDLIPVAPAHHFASGGVATDLWGRTSVPGLYATGEVACSGVHGANRLASNSLLEGLVFSRRIAEVLPGELRPWAPAVEDHREPGLVDPEARRDLQGVMTDLVGVLRSADGLTGAGKALAEIGQRSAATPATAAWETTNLLAVSTTLALAALLREETRGSHWRDDFPERDDVRFGGGHVDVRVVHGHATTTFVPAPATDPSVVKGA; this is encoded by the coding sequence ATGAACGCCCCTGACCCCGGACCGGCGCTGCCCGGACGTCTCGCCGCCCCCGAGCCGGGGTGGACCATCGAGGCCGACGTGGTGGTGGTCGGCTCGGGCATCGCCGGGCTCACCGCCGCGCTGCGGCTGCGCGACGGGGTCGGCAAGGTCCTGCTCGTCACCAAGGACGTGCTGGCCGCGGGCTCGACCCAGTGGGCCCAGGGCGGCATCGCCGCGGCGCTCGGCCCGGGGGACACCCCGGCCGAGCACGAGGTCGACACCCTGGTCGCGGGGGCCGGGGCGTGCGACGTCGAGGCCGTACGCATCCTGGTCACCGAGGGCCCGGACGCGGTGCGCGAGCTGATCTCGCTCGGCACCAACTTCGACCACCACGACGGGGAGCTGTCGCTGACCCGCGAGGGCGGCCACCACCGTGACCGGATCGCGCACGCCGGTGGCGACGCCACGGGCGCGGAGATCCAGCGCGCGCTGATCGCCGCGGTCGCCGCGGCGCCGGAGATCGAGGTCATCCAGCACGCGCTGGCGCTCGACCTGCAGCTCGCCGCCGACGGCGGGGTGGCCGGCGTGACCCTGCACGTCATGGGCGAGGGGCAGCACGACGGGGTCGGTGCGGTCCGCTGCCGGGCGGTGGTCCTGGCCGCGGGCGGCTTCGGGCAGGTCTTCTCCGCCTCCACCAACCCGAGCGTCTCCACCGGCGACGGCATGGCGCTGGCCCTGCGTGCCGGTGCGGTGCTGCGCGACCTGGAGTTCGTCCAGTTCCACCCGACGGTGATGTACCTCGGCCCCGACTCGACGGGTCAGCAGCCGCTGATCTCCGAGGCGGTGCGCGGCGAGGGCGCCTTCCTGGTCGACTTCGAGGGCAACCGGCTGATGGCCGGCGTGCACCCGCTGGCCGACCTGGCGCCGCGCGACGTGGTGGCCAAGGCGATCACCCGCCGGATGATGGAGACCGGGCGCCCGCACATGTGGCTCGACGCCCGCCACCTCGGCGCCGACTTCTGGGAGCAGCGCTTCCCGACGATCCTGGCCACCTGCCGCAGCCACGGCGTCGACCCGACCACCGACCTGATCCCGGTCGCCCCGGCCCACCACTTCGCCTCCGGCGGCGTCGCCACCGACCTGTGGGGGCGTACGTCCGTCCCCGGCCTCTACGCCACCGGCGAGGTCGCCTGCTCCGGCGTGCACGGCGCCAACCGCCTGGCCTCCAACTCGCTGCTCGAGGGGCTGGTCTTCTCCCGGCGCATCGCCGAGGTGCTGCCCGGCGAGCTGCGACCCTGGGCGCCCGCCGTCGAGGACCACCGCGAGCCCGGCCTCGTCGACCCCGAGGCCCGCCGCGACCTCCAGGGCGTCATGACCGACCTGGTCGGCGTGCTGCGCTCCGCGGACGGCCTCACCGGCGCCGGCAAGGCGCTGGCCGAGATCGGCCAGCGCAGTGCGGCCACCCCCGCGACCGCGGCCTGGGAGACCACCAACCTGCTCGCGGTCAGCACCACGCTCGCCCTCGCGGCGCTGCTGCGCGAGGAGACCCGCGGCTCGCACTGGCGCGACGACTTCCCCGAGCGCGACGACGTACGTTTCGGCGGCGGCCACGTCGACGTGCGCGTCGTCCACGGCCACGCCACCACCACCTTCGTCCCCGCCCCGGCCACCGATCCGTCCGTCGTGAAGGGAGCCTGA
- the panD gene encoding aspartate 1-decarboxylase — MLRTMMKSKIHRATVTQADLHYVGSVTVDEDLLEASDILPGELVHIVDIDNGARLETYTIAGERGSGVIGINGAAARLVHPGDLVILIAYGQMETAEAKAFEPKVVFVDKDNKIMGTSADPADTFGADDLVRGDLVAN, encoded by the coding sequence ATGCTGCGCACCATGATGAAGTCCAAGATCCACCGGGCCACCGTGACCCAGGCGGACCTGCACTACGTCGGGTCGGTGACCGTCGACGAGGACCTCCTCGAGGCCTCCGACATCCTCCCCGGTGAGCTCGTGCACATCGTCGACATCGACAACGGCGCGCGACTCGAGACGTACACCATCGCCGGCGAGCGCGGCTCGGGCGTGATCGGCATCAACGGCGCCGCGGCCCGCCTCGTGCACCCCGGCGACCTGGTGATCCTGATCGCCTACGGCCAGATGGAGACCGCCGAGGCCAAGGCCTTCGAGCCGAAGGTCGTCTTCGTCGACAAGGACAACAAGATCATGGGCACCTCGGCCGACCCGGCCGACACCTTCGGCGCCGACGACCTGGTCCGCGGCGACCTCGTCGCGAACTGA
- the panC gene encoding pantoate--beta-alanine ligase produces MTHPTPALARSRAELTSLLADARRDGARVAYVPTMGALHEGHASLVREARAQVGDAGRVVVSIFVNPLQFAPGEDLDRYPRTLDADLEICAAEGVDVVFAPDADEVYPGGVRAGETDETVTVDPGPLAAELEGVSRPTHFRGVLTVVAKLFGLVRPDVAVFGQKDYQQLVLVRQMAENLCTGVEVVGAETVREPDGLALSSRNRYLDPEQRRRAAMLSQTLRAAQEAARYGLDVAVEAARAELRQAHGVDLDYLEFRRPDLSPLPAEITEETEARVLIAARLGTTRLIDNLPLVLGVPRHLARAAASAATEGDS; encoded by the coding sequence ATGACCCACCCCACCCCGGCGCTGGCCCGCAGCCGCGCCGAGCTCACCAGCCTGCTCGCCGACGCCCGCCGTGACGGCGCGCGCGTGGCCTACGTGCCCACGATGGGCGCGCTCCACGAGGGCCACGCCAGCCTGGTGCGCGAGGCCCGGGCGCAGGTCGGCGACGCCGGCCGCGTCGTCGTGAGCATCTTCGTCAACCCGCTGCAGTTCGCGCCCGGCGAAGACCTCGACCGCTACCCGCGCACGCTCGACGCCGACCTGGAGATCTGCGCGGCCGAGGGGGTCGACGTGGTCTTCGCCCCCGACGCCGACGAGGTCTACCCCGGCGGCGTCCGCGCCGGCGAGACCGACGAGACCGTCACCGTCGACCCGGGCCCGCTGGCCGCCGAGCTGGAGGGCGTCAGCCGCCCGACCCACTTCCGTGGCGTGCTCACCGTGGTCGCCAAGCTCTTCGGCCTCGTACGCCCCGACGTCGCGGTCTTCGGCCAGAAGGACTACCAGCAGCTGGTGCTGGTCCGGCAGATGGCCGAGAACCTCTGCACGGGCGTCGAGGTGGTCGGCGCCGAGACGGTCCGCGAGCCCGACGGCCTGGCCCTGAGCAGCCGCAACCGTTACCTCGACCCCGAGCAGCGTCGCCGCGCGGCGATGCTCAGCCAGACCCTGCGGGCCGCCCAGGAGGCAGCCCGGTACGGGCTCGACGTCGCGGTCGAGGCCGCGCGCGCCGAGCTGCGCCAGGCCCACGGCGTGGACCTCGACTACCTCGAGTTCCGTCGTCCCGACCTCTCGCCGCTGCCGGCGGAGATCACCGAGGAGACCGAGGCGCGCGTGCTCATTGCCGCCCGCCTCGGCACCACCCGACTCATCGACAACCTGCCCCTGGTCCTGGGAGTCCCGCGCCACCTCGCCCGTGCCGCAGCTTCCGCCGCAACTGAAGGAGACAGCTGA
- a CDS encoding Rossmann-like and DUF2520 domain-containing protein — translation MSTTMKVGVVGAGRVGAVLSAALRSAGHDVVAAAGESDASRRRISALLPGVPVAKPSEVARAADLLLLTVPDDMLANVVTVLAAAGAIHEGQVVAHTSGRHGLAVLAPAAEVGARVVALHPAMTFTGTHVDLPRLAGCVFGVTAPAAERELTERLVADLGGTPMWVAEEHRTLYHAGLAHGANHLVTVVTEAMEMLRAAGADDPAGTLRPLLEAALDNSLRAGDSALTGPIVRGDVETVSAHLTDITAHAPQTLASYVALARATLARVVTDGRLLPIRASRIAAALDRAASGRSDGPADGRSDQGRTPHQEIR, via the coding sequence ATGAGCACCACCATGAAGGTGGGCGTGGTCGGCGCCGGTCGTGTCGGTGCCGTCCTGTCCGCCGCCCTGCGCTCCGCAGGCCACGACGTCGTCGCGGCCGCGGGCGAGTCCGACGCCTCGCGTCGACGCATCAGTGCCCTGCTCCCGGGCGTACCGGTGGCCAAGCCCAGCGAGGTCGCGCGCGCCGCTGACCTGCTGCTGCTCACCGTGCCCGACGACATGCTCGCCAACGTCGTCACCGTGCTCGCCGCCGCCGGAGCGATCCACGAGGGCCAGGTCGTCGCCCACACCTCGGGCCGCCACGGCCTCGCCGTGCTCGCCCCCGCGGCCGAGGTCGGCGCCCGCGTCGTCGCGCTGCACCCGGCGATGACCTTCACCGGCACCCACGTCGACCTGCCGCGCCTGGCCGGCTGCGTCTTCGGCGTCACCGCCCCCGCGGCCGAGCGCGAGCTCACCGAACGCCTCGTCGCCGACCTAGGCGGCACCCCGATGTGGGTCGCCGAGGAGCACCGCACGCTCTACCACGCAGGCCTGGCCCACGGCGCCAACCACCTCGTCACCGTGGTGACCGAGGCGATGGAGATGCTGCGCGCCGCCGGTGCCGACGACCCCGCGGGCACGCTCCGCCCGCTCCTGGAGGCGGCGCTCGACAACTCGCTGCGCGCCGGCGACTCGGCCCTCACCGGCCCGATCGTCCGCGGCGACGTCGAGACCGTCTCCGCCCACCTGACCGACATCACGGCGCACGCGCCGCAGACCCTCGCCTCGTACGTCGCCCTGGCTCGCGCCACGCTCGCCCGCGTCGTCACCGACGGCCGCCTCCTGCCCATCCGCGCCTCCCGCATCGCCGCGGCGCTGGACCGGGCCGCGAGCGGGCGCAGTGACGGGCCCGCCGACGGGCGCAGCGACCAGGGTCGTACGCCGCACCAGGAGATCCGATGA
- a CDS encoding glycosyltransferase, with the protein MNPLATGDGLRNLEGHTDFDVTWPWRRDEPLRRGATAVLRVKDEARNLAYALPPLLRAVDQVLVVDNNSTDGTAEEALRVAEAEGHAAKLTVAHYPFDVARAGAEHRAAPERSVHSLAYFYNWCFAQVTTRYSWKWDGDMVLTREGELSLGSLSWQVGSAQAVVRLPRHSLYVESPQRAYLDLGLRNAEEWGFPIGPDFVYTKAPEWEIRTTPESYRELELPQGLCVELKWLDGDEFAHWSDPESFATSERNHRKRREWEVFHALRDGRVPTGVVQVDAPEGVHVVDHVTGEWMPRAPRPFRVDDPRHRRTP; encoded by the coding sequence ATGAACCCCCTCGCCACCGGCGACGGCCTCCGCAACCTCGAGGGCCACACCGACTTCGACGTGACCTGGCCGTGGCGTCGGGACGAGCCGCTGCGCCGCGGGGCCACCGCCGTGCTGCGGGTCAAGGACGAGGCGCGCAACCTGGCCTACGCCCTGCCGCCGCTGCTGCGGGCGGTCGACCAGGTGCTGGTCGTCGACAACAACTCCACCGACGGCACGGCCGAGGAGGCGCTGCGCGTCGCGGAGGCCGAGGGCCACGCGGCGAAGCTGACCGTCGCGCACTACCCCTTCGACGTGGCCCGCGCCGGCGCCGAGCACCGCGCCGCCCCCGAGCGCTCGGTGCACTCGCTGGCGTACTTCTACAACTGGTGCTTCGCCCAGGTCACCACCCGCTACTCGTGGAAGTGGGACGGCGACATGGTCCTCACCCGCGAGGGCGAGCTGTCGCTGGGCTCCCTGTCGTGGCAGGTCGGCTCGGCGCAGGCGGTCGTCCGGCTGCCGCGCCACAGCCTGTACGTCGAGTCCCCCCAGCGGGCCTACCTCGACCTCGGCCTGCGCAACGCCGAGGAGTGGGGCTTCCCGATCGGCCCCGACTTCGTCTACACGAAGGCGCCGGAGTGGGAGATTCGGACCACGCCCGAGAGCTACCGCGAGCTGGAGCTGCCCCAGGGCCTGTGCGTCGAGCTGAAGTGGCTCGACGGCGACGAGTTCGCCCACTGGAGCGACCCGGAGTCGTTCGCGACGAGCGAGCGCAACCACCGCAAGCGCCGCGAGTGGGAGGTCTTCCACGCGCTGCGCGACGGCCGCGTCCCGACCGGTGTGGTGCAGGTCGACGCGCCCGAGGGCGTGCACGTCGTCGACCACGTGACCGGCGAGTGGATGCCGCGGGCGCCGCGCCCCTTCCGCGTCGACGACCCGCGCCACCGGCGTACGCCCTGA
- a CDS encoding sulfotransferase family protein: protein MTQAPTSRKALFVAGAGRSGTSTLAGIVSILGMHVPQPEVVADESNPKGFGEPQWCVEQHDRWLAEVNVQVSDARPSAWLETGQVEAREPARIKVADWLESHFQVAPELVVKDPRLSWFLGLWRVGALRVGAEPVFATMLRPPAEVVGSKQKYYANKLGSAHLAAGWVNMLLHTERATRGDATGSGAAPGQGRTFVRYADLLTDWVRTTTDMAEHLQLQAVLHADSENIREVHRFVDPNLRRVTVTLADLGLPKRLHELTQETWDQLNLLTDPAEDTPAVHAVMDQLREAYTDLYEESEAISRSTAVAARFDEARKIRAKAAVAPAPAPAASSALADLVPHDVRAKIPAGVRRGVRKALGRERGAQGSQPGGQ from the coding sequence GTGACGCAGGCTCCCACTTCCCGCAAGGCCCTCTTCGTGGCTGGCGCCGGGCGCAGCGGCACCAGCACGCTCGCCGGCATCGTCTCGATCCTCGGCATGCACGTCCCGCAGCCCGAGGTCGTCGCCGACGAGTCCAACCCCAAGGGGTTCGGAGAGCCGCAGTGGTGCGTCGAGCAGCACGACCGCTGGCTGGCCGAGGTCAACGTCCAGGTCAGCGACGCCCGCCCCTCGGCGTGGCTCGAGACCGGTCAGGTCGAGGCCCGTGAGCCCGCCCGGATCAAGGTCGCCGACTGGCTGGAGAGCCACTTCCAGGTCGCTCCCGAGCTCGTCGTCAAGGACCCGCGCCTGAGCTGGTTCCTCGGCCTGTGGCGGGTCGGCGCGCTCCGCGTCGGCGCCGAGCCGGTCTTCGCCACGATGCTGCGCCCGCCGGCCGAGGTGGTCGGCTCCAAGCAGAAGTACTACGCCAACAAGCTCGGCTCGGCCCACCTGGCCGCCGGCTGGGTCAACATGCTGCTCCACACCGAGCGCGCCACCCGCGGCGACGCCACGGGCAGCGGCGCCGCTCCCGGCCAGGGTCGGACGTTCGTGCGCTACGCCGACCTGCTCACCGACTGGGTCCGCACCACCACCGACATGGCCGAGCACCTGCAGCTGCAGGCCGTGCTGCACGCCGACTCGGAGAACATCCGCGAGGTCCACCGCTTCGTCGACCCCAACCTGCGCCGGGTCACCGTCACCCTGGCCGACCTCGGCCTGCCCAAGCGCCTGCACGAGCTCACCCAGGAGACCTGGGACCAGCTCAACCTGCTGACCGACCCCGCCGAGGACACCCCCGCCGTCCACGCGGTGATGGACCAGCTGCGCGAGGCCTACACCGACCTCTACGAGGAGTCCGAGGCGATCTCGCGCTCCACCGCCGTGGCCGCCCGCTTCGACGAGGCCCGCAAGATCCGGGCCAAGGCTGCGGTCGCCCCGGCCCCCGCACCCGCCGCGAGCTCCGCCCTGGCCGACCTCGTGCCGCACGACGTCCGCGCGAAGATCCCGGCCGGCGTACGCCGTGGGGTGCGCAAGGCACTCGGGCGCGAGCGCGGTGCGCAGGGCTCCCAGCCCGGCGGGCAGTGA